A single genomic interval of Polaribacter vadi harbors:
- the ricT gene encoding PSP1 domain-containing protein, with the protein MACGSCGTTENGVPKGCKSNGNCGSGSCGSGSEKLAVFDWLSNMSLPSGQERFNIFEVRFKNGRKHFFKNVDNLPLIMGDIIAVEGSPGHDIGTISLAGELVKVQMKKRKITEDHEDVKKIYRKANQRDIDIWQAARAKEEETQRKGREILGRLGLQMKLSDVEYQGDGNKATFYYTADARVDFRQLIRDLAGAFSIRVEMKQVGARQEAARLGGIGSCGRELCCSTWLTDFRKVSTSAARYQQLSLNPLKLAGQCGKLKCCLNYELDTYLDALKSFPKQDVILRTEKGDAVFVKMDIFKKHLWYTYKEERFKWFQLTLEQVHEIIDLNKNNEKSIPLEEYESELEIPVKVDFEDAVGQDSLTRFDTPKTSKRRNNRNKRNKKPVAATANSSKENTQNQPPKRRPKRNPNQKPKATGNPNQKPKAEGNVTQPKANNKPKRTPRPKADRKPNKPKSSNEPNQPKAEGSKPNKPRRNNKNRNNNKPKNGESPQEK; encoded by the coding sequence ATGGCATGTGGAAGTTGTGGTACAACAGAAAATGGCGTACCAAAAGGTTGTAAAAGTAATGGTAATTGTGGCTCAGGAAGTTGTGGAAGTGGAAGCGAAAAATTAGCAGTTTTCGATTGGCTATCTAACATGAGTTTACCAAGTGGACAAGAACGTTTTAATATTTTTGAAGTAAGATTTAAAAACGGAAGAAAACATTTTTTTAAAAATGTTGATAATTTACCATTAATCATGGGAGATATTATTGCTGTGGAAGGTTCTCCTGGGCATGATATTGGTACAATTTCTTTGGCAGGAGAATTGGTGAAAGTGCAAATGAAAAAGCGCAAAATTACTGAAGATCATGAAGATGTAAAGAAAATTTACAGAAAAGCAAACCAAAGAGATATAGATATTTGGCAAGCTGCAAGAGCTAAAGAAGAGGAAACCCAAAGAAAAGGAAGAGAAATATTAGGAAGGTTAGGTTTGCAAATGAAACTTTCTGATGTAGAATATCAAGGAGATGGAAACAAAGCTACTTTTTATTATACTGCTGATGCAAGAGTAGATTTTAGACAATTAATTAGAGATTTAGCAGGTGCTTTTTCAATTCGAGTAGAAATGAAACAAGTAGGTGCAAGACAAGAAGCAGCAAGATTAGGTGGAATTGGTTCTTGTGGAAGAGAATTATGCTGTTCTACTTGGTTAACAGATTTTAGAAAAGTAAGTACTTCTGCTGCACGTTATCAACAATTATCTTTAAATCCGTTAAAATTAGCAGGACAATGTGGAAAGTTAAAATGCTGTTTAAACTATGAATTAGATACGTATTTAGATGCTTTAAAATCGTTTCCAAAACAAGATGTTATTTTAAGAACAGAAAAAGGAGATGCCGTTTTTGTTAAGATGGATATTTTTAAAAAACATCTTTGGTACACTTATAAAGAAGAGCGTTTTAAGTGGTTTCAATTAACATTAGAGCAAGTTCATGAAATAATCGATTTAAATAAAAATAACGAGAAATCTATTCCGTTAGAAGAATATGAATCTGAATTAGAAATCCCTGTAAAAGTAGATTTTGAAGATGCAGTTGGGCAAGACAGTTTAACACGTTTTGATACGCCAAAAACTAGTAAAAGAAGAAATAACAGGAATAAAAGAAATAAAAAACCGGTTGCAGCTACTGCAAATTCTTCAAAAGAGAACACGCAAAATCAACCACCAAAAAGAAGACCAAAAAGAAACCCAAATCAAAAGCCAAAAGCTACTGGAAATCCAAATCAGAAACCAAAAGCTGAAGGAAATGTAACTCAGCCAAAAGCGAATAACAAACCAAAAAGGACACCTAGACCAAAAGCTGATAGAAAACCAAATAAACCAAAAAGTTCAAATGAGCCAAATCAACCAAAAGCTGAAGGCTCAAAACCAAATAAACCTAGAAGAAATAATAAAAACAGAAATAATAACAAGCCTAAAAATGGAGAAAGTCCTCAAGAAAAATAG
- a CDS encoding gliding motility lipoprotein GldH, whose product MEKVLKKNRNLFFLIAVLFFVSCNDKITFTAYESLPNGNWEAHKNISFEFDIKDTISPKNLFINIRNNNEYAYSNLYVITALNFPNGDKIIDTLQYEMADNAGNYLGKGFADIKENKLFYKEEKVFPKSGKYIFNIQHAMRKNGEVKAMPILEGVQDVGFSIEKVE is encoded by the coding sequence ATGGAGAAAGTCCTCAAGAAAAATAGGAATTTATTTTTTTTAATTGCAGTGCTATTCTTTGTTTCTTGTAATGATAAAATCACTTTTACAGCATATGAATCATTACCAAATGGAAATTGGGAAGCGCATAAAAATATTTCTTTTGAGTTTGATATAAAAGATACTATTTCACCAAAAAATCTGTTTATCAATATTAGAAATAATAATGAATATGCCTACAGTAATTTATATGTAATTACAGCATTAAATTTCCCAAATGGAGATAAAATTATAGATACGCTGCAATATGAAATGGCAGATAATGCTGGTAACTATTTAGGAAAAGGGTTTGCAGATATTAAAGAGAATAAATTATTTTATAAAGAAGAAAAGGTTTTTCCAAAATCAGGAAAATATATTTTTAACATTCAGCATGCAATGCGTAAAAATGGCGAAGTAAAAGCAATGCCAATTTTAGAAGGGGTGCAAGATGTTGGTTTTAGTATAGAAAAAGTAGAGTAA
- a CDS encoding penicillin-binding protein 1A — protein sequence MEKKATTSFKKYIIWFWAIVLGGLLFFVGLFFAGSVGGLGALPTFEELENPQTNLATEVISADGVTIGKYATENRTPIKFNELPENLVNALVATEDERFYEHSGIDYRGTARAVVKPGSGGASTITQQLAKMLFTGERSTNKMERVLQKVKEWVVATKLEKQYTKHEIIAMYLNKYDFLNQAVGIRSAARIYFGKEPKELEIHESAMLVGMLKNSSYFNPLRREELVKQRRNVVLLQMTKNNFITESEKVSLQQLPLDLNYTPESHDEGYATYFRTHLQKVMRKWVQNNPKPNGEEYNIFSDGLKIYVTIDSRMQKYAEEAVSEHMANLQSYFFKEQERNKTAPFYDIEKDQIDGIIDRAKKNSERYKRLKIAGKSSKEIDKIFNTKTKMKVFSWKGDRDTIMSPNDSIRYYKYFLRSGLLSIEPQTGHIKAWVGGINNKHFKYDAVAQQKRQVGSTFKPFVYATAINQLRRSPCDMLPNTPYTIPAGKYGIPEPWTPENSNQKYGGMLTLKDGLAGSVNTMSARLIDEVGPENVVRLAKAAGIETEIQANPSIALGAVDLSLYEMVSAYSTFANKGLRVKPMIITRIEDKNGTVLKDFVPKTQEVLSEESAYVILNLLEGVTKSGSGIRLRSNWSSGGGSVTGFPYNFTNAIAGKTGTTQNQSDGWFMGIVPNLATGVWTGGEDRATHFAGIAKGQGATMALPTWALFMQKCYDDKTLNISKEDFEKPENLSININCDEKPEETNIGTSFDTDF from the coding sequence ATGGAAAAGAAAGCAACAACAAGTTTTAAGAAATATATCATCTGGTTCTGGGCAATCGTTTTAGGAGGATTGTTATTTTTTGTAGGATTATTTTTTGCGGGTTCAGTTGGTGGTTTAGGAGCTTTACCAACTTTTGAAGAATTAGAAAATCCACAAACCAATTTGGCTACAGAAGTTATTTCTGCAGATGGAGTTACAATTGGTAAGTATGCAACAGAAAATAGAACACCAATTAAGTTTAATGAGTTACCAGAGAATTTGGTAAATGCCTTAGTAGCAACAGAAGATGAGCGTTTTTACGAACACTCAGGAATCGATTATAGAGGAACTGCAAGAGCTGTTGTAAAGCCAGGAAGTGGAGGCGCAAGTACAATTACGCAACAATTAGCTAAAATGTTATTTACTGGGGAAAGATCTACCAATAAAATGGAAAGAGTTCTGCAAAAAGTAAAAGAATGGGTAGTTGCTACTAAGTTAGAAAAGCAATATACAAAGCATGAAATTATTGCAATGTATTTAAATAAATACGACTTTTTAAATCAAGCAGTTGGTATTCGTTCTGCAGCAAGAATTTATTTTGGTAAAGAACCAAAAGAATTAGAAATTCATGAATCTGCAATGTTGGTTGGGATGTTAAAAAACTCCTCTTATTTTAATCCTTTAAGAAGAGAAGAATTAGTAAAACAAAGAAGAAATGTTGTTTTACTACAAATGACAAAAAATAACTTTATTACTGAAAGCGAAAAAGTTAGTTTGCAGCAATTACCTTTAGATCTTAATTATACTCCAGAAAGTCATGATGAAGGGTATGCCACCTATTTTAGAACGCATTTACAAAAAGTGATGCGCAAATGGGTGCAAAATAATCCAAAACCAAATGGCGAAGAATACAATATTTTTAGTGATGGTTTAAAAATATATGTAACTATAGATTCTAGAATGCAAAAGTATGCTGAAGAAGCTGTTTCAGAACATATGGCAAATTTACAGTCTTACTTTTTTAAAGAGCAAGAGAGAAACAAAACTGCCCCTTTTTATGATATAGAAAAAGACCAAATAGATGGAATTATAGATAGAGCAAAAAAGAACTCAGAACGTTATAAGCGTTTAAAAATTGCTGGGAAATCATCCAAAGAAATCGACAAGATTTTTAACACAAAAACTAAAATGAAAGTCTTTTCTTGGAAAGGAGATAGAGATACAATTATGTCTCCAAACGATTCTATTCGTTATTATAAATATTTTTTACGTTCGGGATTATTATCCATAGAACCACAAACAGGACATATAAAAGCTTGGGTTGGTGGTATTAATAATAAACACTTTAAGTATGATGCTGTTGCTCAACAAAAAAGACAAGTAGGTTCTACTTTTAAACCCTTTGTGTATGCAACTGCAATTAATCAATTAAGGCGTTCTCCTTGTGATATGTTACCAAACACACCTTATACAATTCCAGCTGGTAAATATGGCATTCCAGAACCTTGGACTCCAGAAAACTCGAATCAGAAATATGGAGGAATGTTAACTTTAAAAGATGGTTTAGCAGGTTCTGTAAATACAATGTCTGCAAGATTAATAGATGAAGTTGGTCCAGAAAACGTGGTACGTTTGGCAAAAGCTGCAGGAATTGAAACTGAAATTCAAGCAAACCCATCTATAGCCTTAGGTGCAGTAGATTTATCTTTATATGAGATGGTAAGTGCTTATAGTACTTTTGCAAACAAAGGTTTGCGTGTAAAACCAATGATTATTACAAGAATTGAAGATAAAAACGGAACTGTTTTAAAAGATTTTGTACCAAAAACACAAGAAGTTTTAAGTGAAGAATCTGCCTATGTGATTTTAAATTTATTAGAAGGTGTTACAAAATCTGGTTCAGGAATTCGATTGCGTTCAAATTGGAGTTCAGGAGGAGGTTCTGTTACAGGTTTTCCATACAATTTTACCAATGCAATTGCTGGTAAAACAGGAACTACACAAAACCAGTCTGATGGTTGGTTTATGGGAATTGTACCAAATTTAGCAACAGGAGTTTGGACTGGTGGAGAAGACAGAGCAACACATTTTGCAGGAATAGCAAAAGGTCAGGGAGCAACTATGGCATTGCCAACTTGGGCTTTATTTATGCAAAAATGTTATGATGATAAAACCTTAAATATTAGTAAAGAAGATTTTGAAAAACCAGAAAATTTATCAATCAACATAAATTGTGATGAAAAACCAGAGGAGACCAATATTGGAACCTCTTTTGATACTGATTTTTAA
- a CDS encoding CoA transferase subunit A, with protein MINKKVNNVQDALKGVKNGMTFMLGGFGLCGIPENAIAELVKLDVRDVTCISNNAGVDDFGLGLLLQNKQIKKMISSYVGENDEFERQMLSGELEVELTPQGTLAEKCRAAQAGFPAFYTPAGFGTEVAEGKETRDFDGKMYVLEPAFKADFAFIKAWKGDAAGNLIFKGTSRNFNPNMCGAATITVVEVEELVAVGELDPNNIHIPGIFVQRIFQGKDYEKRIEQRTVRKRN; from the coding sequence ATGATAAACAAAAAAGTAAACAACGTTCAAGATGCTTTAAAAGGAGTTAAAAATGGCATGACTTTTATGTTAGGTGGTTTTGGTTTGTGTGGTATTCCTGAAAATGCAATTGCTGAATTGGTAAAGTTAGATGTTAGAGACGTAACTTGTATTTCTAACAATGCAGGTGTAGATGATTTTGGTTTGGGATTATTGTTACAAAACAAGCAAATTAAAAAAATGATATCATCTTATGTTGGCGAAAATGATGAGTTTGAACGCCAGATGTTATCAGGAGAGTTAGAAGTAGAATTAACTCCACAAGGTACTTTGGCAGAAAAATGTAGAGCTGCACAAGCTGGTTTTCCTGCATTTTATACACCTGCAGGTTTTGGAACTGAAGTTGCAGAAGGTAAAGAAACAAGAGATTTTGATGGAAAAATGTATGTATTAGAACCTGCTTTTAAAGCAGATTTTGCTTTTATAAAAGCTTGGAAAGGTGATGCTGCTGGAAATTTAATTTTTAAAGGAACCTCAAGAAACTTTAATCCAAATATGTGTGGAGCTGCAACAATTACAGTTGTTGAAGTAGAAGAATTGGTTGCAGTTGGCGAGTTAGATCCAAACAATATTCATATTCCAGGGATTTTTGTGCAAAGAATTTTTCAAGGAAAAGATTATGAAAAAAGAATTGAACAACGAACTGTGCGTAAACGCAATTAA
- a CDS encoding four helix bundle protein, protein MKNPVVDKSIEVALMIINYCEVLQAERKYVISRQLLKSGTSIGANIHEAQNAESKADFIHKIKIATKELEETKYWLVLCEKSKTYPTHLDLSKKVNELGLILYKILSTSIKSRK, encoded by the coding sequence ATGAAAAATCCTGTAGTTGATAAATCAATTGAAGTTGCATTAATGATAATTAATTATTGTGAAGTTTTACAAGCAGAAAGAAAATATGTGATTTCTCGCCAATTATTAAAATCAGGAACAAGTATTGGTGCAAATATTCACGAAGCACAAAATGCAGAAAGTAAAGCAGATTTTATTCATAAAATTAAAATTGCAACCAAAGAATTAGAGGAAACTAAATATTGGTTAGTTTTATGCGAAAAATCAAAAACATATCCTACTCATTTAGATTTGAGTAAAAAGGTAAATGAATTAGGATTGATTTTATATAAAATATTAAGTACAAGTATTAAATCTCGAAAGTAG
- a CDS encoding 3-oxoacid CoA-transferase subunit B, with protein MLDKNGIAKRIAQEVQNGFYVNLGIGIPTLVANYVRDDIEVEFQSENGVLGMGPFPFEGEEDADIINAGKQTITTMPGASFFDSSMSFAMIRGKHVHLTILGAMEVSQNGDIANWKIPGKMVKGMGGAMDLVASAENIIVAMMHTNKAGESKILKQCSLPLTGVGCVTKVVTNLAVLEVKDNAFHLLERAPGVSVEEIQNATEGTLVVNGEIPEMKI; from the coding sequence ATGCTAGACAAAAATGGAATCGCAAAAAGAATTGCACAAGAAGTTCAAAACGGATTTTACGTAAATCTAGGAATTGGCATTCCAACTTTAGTGGCAAATTATGTAAGAGATGATATAGAAGTTGAGTTTCAATCGGAAAATGGTGTTTTAGGAATGGGACCTTTTCCTTTTGAAGGCGAAGAAGATGCAGATATTATAAATGCAGGGAAACAAACTATAACAACAATGCCTGGAGCAAGTTTTTTTGACTCTTCTATGAGTTTTGCTATGATTCGTGGTAAACACGTTCACTTAACTATTTTAGGAGCTATGGAAGTTTCTCAAAATGGTGATATTGCCAACTGGAAAATTCCAGGAAAAATGGTAAAAGGAATGGGTGGAGCTATGGATTTAGTAGCATCTGCAGAAAATATTATTGTTGCAATGATGCACACTAATAAAGCTGGCGAATCTAAAATTTTAAAACAATGTTCTTTGCCTTTAACTGGTGTTGGCTGTGTTACAAAAGTAGTCACAAACTTAGCAGTTTTAGAAGTAAAAGATAATGCGTTTCATTTGTTAGAAAGAGCACCAGGAGTTTCTGTAGAAGAAATTCAAAATGCTACAGAAGGAACTTTAGTTGTAAATGGTGAGATTCCAGAAATGAAAATATAA
- a CDS encoding exodeoxyribonuclease III yields MKIISYNVNGIRAALKKGFLDWLQAANPDVICIQETKAHKEQLDLSEFENAGYPYHYWFSAQKKGYSSVAIFCKEKPNHVAYGTGIESMDFEGRNLRVDFDEVSVMSLYLPSGTNDARLGYKFNYMDEFQEYINTLKQEIPNLVICGDYNICHAEIDIHNPKMKGVSGFLPEERTWIGDFINNGFIDSFRYLNQEIQQFSWWSYRANARANNKGWRLDYAMVSSPLKEKISRAYILSEAKHSDHCPIALELEF; encoded by the coding sequence ATGAAAATAATATCATACAACGTAAACGGAATTAGAGCAGCTTTAAAAAAAGGCTTTTTAGATTGGTTACAAGCTGCAAATCCAGATGTAATTTGCATTCAAGAAACAAAAGCACACAAAGAGCAATTAGATTTATCTGAATTTGAAAATGCTGGTTATCCTTATCATTATTGGTTTTCTGCACAAAAAAAAGGCTATTCTTCAGTGGCCATTTTTTGTAAAGAAAAACCAAATCATGTAGCATATGGAACTGGAATTGAATCCATGGATTTTGAAGGTAGAAATTTACGTGTAGATTTTGATGAGGTTTCTGTGATGAGTTTATATCTTCCTTCAGGCACAAATGATGCAAGATTGGGTTATAAATTTAATTATATGGATGAATTTCAGGAATACATCAATACTTTAAAACAAGAAATTCCGAATTTGGTTATTTGTGGCGATTACAATATTTGTCACGCAGAAATTGATATTCACAACCCAAAAATGAAAGGAGTTTCTGGGTTTTTACCAGAAGAAAGAACTTGGATTGGCGATTTTATCAATAACGGATTTATAGATAGTTTTCGATATTTAAATCAAGAAATACAGCAGTTTTCTTGGTGGAGTTACAGAGCAAATGCAAGAGCAAATAACAAAGGTTGGCGTTTAGATTATGCTATGGTTTCATCACCTTTAAAAGAAAAAATTTCAAGAGCCTATATTTTATCAGAAGCCAAGCATTCAGATCATTGCCCAATTGCATTAGAATTAGAATTTTAG
- a CDS encoding lytic transglycosylase domain-containing protein produces the protein MKQILSVLVFSISFFSQAQKDNLPIIKKESVVITTDSIINPSKKLYFSDDDLRVIDSLLVDEKFNSALLDTLEYVINDKDITGNFKQAVTSDLLKVRLTALNARTPFNLAYNPALEKVINSYLLYRSKYYPALMAKAKYYFPMFEQYLDQYDIPLEMKYLAIVESALKPRAKSWVGAAGLWQFMYGTGKQFDLKVSSYVDERHDPVKATIAACKYLSQLFTIFGDWDLALAAYNSGPGNVSKAIKRSGGFTNYWNIRPYLPRETAGYVPAFYATMYIFEHANEHNIYADLPRIFDFQTDTVRVKRTVSFDQISETIGVDGEVLTDLNPSYKLDIIPFIKDRNYALRLPSNKITEFLDKETELYALADADDAKREKPLPKYFEMDKRIRYKVRNGDYLGKIADKFGVRVSDIKRWNGLKTSNLKIGQRLYIYPKKIQ, from the coding sequence ATGAAACAAATTTTAAGTGTTTTAGTATTCAGTATTTCATTTTTTAGCCAAGCTCAAAAAGATAATTTACCAATCATAAAAAAAGAATCTGTAGTTATTACTACAGATTCTATTATAAACCCTTCAAAGAAATTATATTTTTCAGATGATGATTTAAGGGTGATTGATAGTTTGTTGGTAGATGAAAAATTCAATTCGGCTTTATTAGATACTTTAGAATATGTAATAAATGACAAAGATATTACTGGCAATTTTAAACAAGCAGTAACTTCTGATTTGCTAAAAGTTAGATTAACAGCTTTAAATGCCAGAACACCTTTTAATTTAGCATACAATCCAGCTTTAGAGAAGGTAATTAATAGTTATTTGTTGTATCGTTCAAAATATTACCCTGCTTTAATGGCAAAAGCAAAATACTATTTTCCGATGTTTGAGCAGTATTTAGATCAGTATGATATTCCTTTGGAAATGAAATACTTAGCCATTGTAGAATCTGCTTTAAAACCAAGAGCAAAATCTTGGGTTGGTGCAGCTGGTTTGTGGCAATTTATGTATGGAACAGGAAAACAATTCGATTTAAAGGTGAGTTCTTATGTAGATGAAAGACATGATCCTGTAAAAGCAACCATTGCAGCTTGCAAATATTTAAGTCAATTATTTACAATTTTTGGTGATTGGGATTTGGCTTTAGCAGCTTATAATTCTGGTCCAGGAAATGTTTCAAAAGCTATAAAACGTTCTGGTGGTTTTACAAATTATTGGAATATAAGACCTTATTTACCAAGAGAAACAGCTGGTTATGTGCCTGCTTTTTATGCAACAATGTATATTTTTGAGCATGCAAATGAACATAATATTTATGCTGATCTTCCTAGAATATTCGATTTTCAAACAGACACAGTTCGTGTAAAAAGAACAGTTAGTTTCGATCAAATTTCTGAAACTATTGGTGTAGATGGAGAAGTTTTAACAGATTTAAATCCGTCTTATAAATTAGATATTATTCCTTTTATAAAAGATAGAAATTACGCTTTAAGATTGCCAAGCAATAAAATTACCGAATTTTTAGATAAAGAAACAGAATTGTATGCTTTAGCAGATGCAGATGATGCCAAAAGAGAAAAACCTTTGCCAAAATATTTTGAAATGGATAAACGTATTCGTTACAAAGTTAGAAATGGCGATTATTTAGGCAAAATTGCTGATAAATTCGGAGTTAGAGTTAGCGATATTAAACGTTGGAATGGATTAAAAACGAGTAACCTAAAAATAGGGCAGAGGTTGTATATTTATCCCAAAAAAATACAATAA
- a CDS encoding DUF4837 family protein: MKKLLSILTIAFLLSSCVGNDQKILRTSIGKINKVMVVVKMSDWTGDIGQEIRNSFGELMVGLPQPETILSVSQVAPDGFSSMMKGSRNILIISEGDKENFSIRKNIYAKPQTVVYVQAKDDAGIIKILQERKEEIRRTFLDADIAFTQNIFEGQVDENVKYKTLDNLGLSLLIPDKFKTVDDTGEFLWLRNHLTSGIAKSGSNNILVYSVPLGDETQVADSIVAVRNMIGKKYIPGSKPETMHMITEEAYTPYTFDAIIDGKKAYETRGKWEVKNDFMAGPFLNYTVIDKKNNRLVIVEGFTYAPSVNKRAFLFELEAIAKSLKIK; this comes from the coding sequence ATGAAAAAATTACTTTCAATACTAACGATTGCATTTTTATTATCCTCTTGTGTAGGGAATGACCAAAAGATTTTGAGAACTTCTATTGGTAAAATAAATAAAGTAATGGTCGTTGTAAAAATGAGCGATTGGACTGGAGATATTGGTCAAGAAATTAGAAATTCTTTTGGGGAATTAATGGTAGGATTGCCTCAACCAGAAACAATTTTATCAGTTTCTCAAGTTGCACCAGATGGTTTTAGTTCTATGATGAAAGGAAGCAGAAATATCTTAATTATTTCTGAAGGTGATAAAGAGAATTTTTCTATAAGAAAAAACATTTATGCAAAACCACAAACTGTTGTGTATGTGCAAGCCAAAGATGATGCAGGTATTATAAAAATTCTTCAAGAGCGTAAAGAAGAAATTAGAAGAACCTTTTTAGATGCAGATATTGCTTTTACACAAAATATTTTTGAAGGTCAAGTAGATGAAAACGTAAAATACAAAACGTTAGATAATTTAGGGCTTTCGCTTTTAATTCCAGATAAGTTTAAAACTGTTGATGATACTGGAGAATTCTTATGGTTACGTAATCATTTAACAAGTGGAATTGCAAAATCTGGTAGTAATAACATTTTAGTGTATTCAGTTCCTTTAGGAGATGAAACTCAAGTAGCAGATAGCATTGTTGCTGTTAGAAACATGATTGGTAAAAAATACATTCCTGGTTCTAAACCAGAAACCATGCACATGATTACTGAAGAAGCGTATACTCCTTATACTTTTGATGCTATAATTGATGGTAAAAAAGCCTATGAAACTCGTGGAAAATGGGAAGTTAAAAACGATTTTATGGCTGGTCCGTTTTTAAATTACACAGTTATAGACAAGAAAAATAATAGATTGGTCATTGTAGAAGGTTTTACTTATGCACCTTCTGTAAACAAAAGAGCCTTTCTTTTTGAGTTGGAAGCGATTGCAAAATCTTTAAAGATTAAGTAA
- a CDS encoding PorP/SprF family type IX secretion system membrane protein: protein MKKLLLTLLVFSGLQMQAQDVLFSQNFLVPETINTSFTGAIRAAKIGSIHRSQWRNAAFKTNSSFVYFDTWFEGFKTGLGVSFLNQTETASTYTFNQININYSMAFQLSDTWFFRPSISAGFGMKNYGFQNILLEDQINLNNSIINTSSLDPLLLSTQRNFFDFSSSILFNNDDSWIGLTIKHLNKPNISLTENGNIPLDIFWSVHTKYYLPFLEGTRTWFASKSKFYVLGNFMMQGNVNRFDVGFQYIFEDQFSLGITAATSPIKTDVNSPLVNSVSTFAGIRWQGFRFGYSYDFNTTELINTGGIHEFSVAYDFSLNIRALNRYKCVSYF from the coding sequence ATGAAGAAACTACTCCTTACTTTACTCGTTTTTTCAGGGTTGCAAATGCAAGCTCAAGATGTATTGTTTTCGCAAAACTTTTTAGTACCAGAAACTATAAATACCTCTTTTACAGGTGCTATAAGAGCAGCTAAAATTGGCTCAATACATAGATCTCAATGGAGAAATGCTGCTTTTAAAACCAATTCTAGCTTTGTATATTTTGATACTTGGTTCGAAGGTTTTAAAACAGGTTTAGGCGTGTCTTTTTTAAACCAAACAGAAACTGCATCTACTTATACTTTTAATCAAATAAATATAAATTATTCTATGGCTTTTCAGTTGAGTGATACTTGGTTTTTTAGACCTAGTATTTCTGCAGGTTTTGGAATGAAAAATTACGGCTTTCAAAATATTTTATTAGAAGACCAAATAAACTTGAATAACAGCATCATTAATACAAGTAGTTTAGATCCTCTTTTGTTAAGTACACAAAGAAATTTTTTCGATTTTAGTTCTTCTATTCTTTTTAATAATGATGATTCTTGGATTGGATTAACCATAAAACATTTAAACAAACCCAATATTTCTTTAACCGAAAATGGTAATATTCCTTTGGATATTTTTTGGTCTGTGCATACCAAATATTATCTCCCTTTTTTAGAAGGCACAAGAACTTGGTTTGCTAGCAAAAGTAAATTTTATGTATTAGGTAATTTTATGATGCAAGGAAATGTAAACAGATTCGATGTTGGTTTCCAATACATTTTTGAAGATCAATTCTCTTTGGGAATTACTGCTGCAACATCACCCATAAAAACGGATGTAAATAGTCCATTAGTAAACTCTGTAAGCACGTTTGCAGGAATTAGATGGCAAGGTTTTAGATTTGGGTATTCTTACGATTTTAACACTACAGAACTCATTAATACTGGAGGCATTCATGAATTTTCAGTTGCTTACGATTTTAGCTTAAATATTAGAGCTTTAAATAGATATAAATGTGTTTCTTATTTTTAG